The nucleotide window ACCGTTTTCTAATTGTTGCATAATTTCTGCCATTCTTTTTTCAATAGAGATTTCCTGCCTAACTATTTTGGTTATAAGTGGTTTTTGTACCTTTTTTCGCCTCAAGAGTTTCTGAAAGGCAGCTAACATATCATACAAAGTAACATCTACAGGGATATACTCTCCTTGTTCCTGTTTTTGATAGTCAGTGAAATCAACAGGTTCTCTTGTAAACAACTGTGCACGCTCTTGTTCCTTTTCTCTCAGCTGTAAAGCTGCTTGTTTGTAGCTTTGGTAAGCCAATAGCCGCTCCATCAGTTCTTGCCTAGGGTCTTCTAAGAGCTCTTCCTCAACCCACTCTTCTTCATGCTTAGGCAGTAGCATTTTACTTTTTATTGCCAGTAAAGTAGCAGCCATTACTAAATATTCACTTGCTACGTCTAATTGCAGTTCTTTCATGGTATGAATATAATTTACATACTGCTCTGTAATAACAGCAACTGGTATATCATATATATCAATTTCATATCGATGTATTAAATGCAGCAGCAAGTCTAACGGACCTTCAAATGCATCTATTTTAATATTGTACTGCACGAGCATCCCACCAACTATTTTCTATAACAGTATAAGTATAGAGCATGTTGCAACACTATCCAACAAAAAAATATATATTGCGCTTTAAGTTATATGTACAAGTAGCAAAACCCTCTCTGTCTTAAATGTGATAAAGAGACAGTTGTTATTTAGCTAAGTTCAACGCTTACAAAAAGCACATCCTGATAAAATCATAGGTATTGCGGGAAAAACGGATGACGTATATAGTACAATGACAATACAACGAATAGAAGGAGGAAGAGTTTTGTACCCTCAGGCGTATATACAATACTTAATTCACTTTCATGGAGATCGGGATTATTTTGAATGTCACGAAATACTGGAGGCGTACTGGAAGGAAAAACCGAAAGGACAACGCGATGCTTACCTGGTTGGTTTCATACAAATTGCAGTATCACTATATCACTACAGAAGAGCTAACATGGAAGGTGCAAAACGCATGATGCAAAGCGCT belongs to Ectobacillus sp. JY-23 and includes:
- a CDS encoding segregation/condensation protein A, which produces MQYNIKIDAFEGPLDLLLHLIHRYEIDIYDIPVAVITEQYVNYIHTMKELQLDVASEYLVMAATLLAIKSKMLLPKHEEEWVEEELLEDPRQELMERLLAYQSYKQAALQLREKEQERAQLFTREPVDFTDYQKQEQGEYIPVDVTLYDMLAAFQKLLRRKKVQKPLITKIVRQEISIEKRMAEIMQQLENGTSKKRFDELFETDEREILVTSFLAILELMKKKLITIEQEHNFENIYVMKSQHASML